A DNA window from Coffea arabica cultivar ET-39 chromosome 6c, Coffea Arabica ET-39 HiFi, whole genome shotgun sequence contains the following coding sequences:
- the LOC113691500 gene encoding secoisolariciresinol dehydrogenase-like, with protein sequence MADLSSKAQVAKRLEGKVALITGAAQGIGACMAREFVHHGAKVVCVDINQELGRSVCDDLGTENASFLYCDVTKESDIENAINHTINKHGKLDIMINNAAVGDERKPSILDNDLCDFERVMRVNLSGVFLGIKHAARVMIPARSGGIINLGSISGSIGGITSHAYTSSKHAVVGLTRNAAAELGKHGIRVNCLSSHVVLTPLSQNFFNFGEEGQSRVYTNLEGMVLKPEDLANAAVYLASDEARFMSGHNLMLDGGFTVTNPAFGLFSRF encoded by the exons ATGGCTGATCTTTCATCAAAAGCTCAAGTGGCCAAAAG ATTGGAAGGTAAAGTGGCTCTGATCACTGGCGCAGCTCAAGGAATAGGTGCTTGTATGGCAAGAGAATTCGTCCATCATGGGGCCAAAGTAGTCTGTGTTGATATCAATCAAGAGCTGGGGCGATCTGTTTGTGATGATTTGGGCACTGAGAATGCTTCTTTTCTCTACTGCGATGTAACCAAAGAATCTGATATAGAAAATGCAATTAATCATACCATTAACAAGCATGGAAAGCTGGATATCATGATCAACAATGCTGCAGTAGGAGATGAAAGGAAACCAAGTATCCTAGACAACGATCTTTGCGACTTTGAACGTGTGATGCGAGTTAATCTCTCAGGTGTTTTCTTAGGCATCAAACACGCAGCCCGAGTGATGATCCCAGCGCGAAGTGGGGGCATCATAAACCTGGGAAGCATTTCAGGAAGTATTGGAGGGATAACCTCCCATGCGTATACTAGTTCGAAGCATGCCGTAGTTGGCTTGACCAGAAATGCAGCTGCAGAGCTTGGGAAGCATGGAATCAGAGTCAACTGCTTGTCTTCTCATGTTGTTTTGACACCACTGTCTCagaatttcttcaattttggtgAAGAAGGACAATCAAGAGTTTACACAAACCTTGAAGGGATGGTTTTGAAGCCTGAAGATTTAGCCAATGCTGCTGTCTATTTGGCAAGTGATGAGGCAAGGTTCATGAGTGGACACAATCTCATGTTAGATGGAGGATTCACTGTCACAAATCCTGCTTTTGGATTGTTTTCAAGATTCTAG